The Gemmatimonadota bacterium DH-78 region GGATTCGACCCCCGAATGCCTGAGGCGACCCTGGTGGGCGCGGGACCGGAGGCCGAGGCGGTGCTGGAGCGGGCGGCGCACGCACAGGCGGAGGGCCACTGGGAAGAGGCTCGCTCCGCCTGGGAAGAGGCGCTGGGCAAGCTCGACCCCGAGGCGCCGGGCGGGGCGGTGAGTGCGATCTTTCGCTGGATCGCTCGGAGCTGGATGGAGTCGGGGGAATCGGAGGTCGCCTGGGATTGTCTGGAAGCCGCCCTGGCCGTGGCCGACGCCACCGGCGATCGCGAGGCTCGGGCCTCGGCCCTCAATTCCCGTGCGGGCCTCCTGTTCACCCGCGGGGACCTGGACGGCTGCGAGACCATCTTCCGCGAGGTGAAGAACCTCGCGCGTCAGCTCGCCGATCGTCCGCTGATGGCCATGGCCGATCAGAATCTGGGGTCCGTCGCGAGCGTGCGCGGGGATCCCGACCTCGCGCTCGTTCGATTTCAGTCCAGCCTGCGCGGGTACGAGGCTCTGGGACTGGAGGAGCGCTACGCCCCCCTGCTCAGCAACATCGCGCGGCTCAGCACCGACCTCGGTGACTGGACGGCGGCCGAAGCGGCGCTCGACCAGGCGGGGAAGGTGTGCGAGCGGCGGGGCGATCGCAGCAACGCGCTGATCGTCGAACTGAACCGAGGGCGCTACCACCTCGCGCGCGGCAACGACGGGGCTGCGCTCATGGCTCTCGATCGGGCGCGAGGGCTGAGCGAGTCGGGCGATGGACGGTTCTGGTACCCCGAGATCATGAAGAGCTACGGCACCCTCTTCCGCCGCACGGGCAGTCTCGACAAGGCCCGTACCTTTCTGCGGCGCGCCGAGGAGGAGGCGGCGAAGCGGGGCGATCGCGTGCTGCTCGCGGACGTGGCTCGCGAATGGGCCGTGCTGCATCGGGAGGGCGGCGACAGCCGCGCCACGCTCGTGGCGCTGAACGAGGCACATCGGCTGTTCCAGGAGGTGAAGGCCCGCCGCGAACTCGCCGACGTCGACCGTCGCCTGGCCGACCTGGAGTCGGAGTATCTGTCGATCGTGCGGGAGTGGGGCGAGTCGATCGAGAGCACCGATGCCTACACGCAGGGACACTGCACCCGGGTGGCGCACTTCGCCTGTCTCCTCGCGGAGGCCGCCGGACTGCCGCAGAAGGACCTCCGATGGTTCCGGATGGGCGCGCTCCTGCACGACGTCGGCAAGGTGGCTGTGCCCGAGTCGGTGCTGAAGAAGCCGGGGCGCCTGACCGACGAGGAGTTCGAGGTGATGAAGAAGCATCCCGAGGTCGGGGTGGAACTCCTCCAGGGCATCGACTTCCCCTGGGATGTGCGGCCGATGATCCGTCACCACCACGAGAAGTGGGCGGGCGGCGGGTATCCCGACGGCATCGGCGGCGAGGAGATTCCCTTCGCCGCGCGCATTCTCACCGTGGCCGACGTATGGGACGCGCTCACCACCACGCGCAGCTACCGGGCGGCCTTCGATCACGACCGTGCGATGTCGATCATGAACGAGGAGGCGGGCGGCACCCTCGACCCGCATCTCTTCGCCCTCTTCCGCGACGAAGTGGCCTCGGGCGCCGGGGGGCGGGCGGCCTGACCGCCAACGAATCCCGCCCGATGGGGGTCCTCGGGGACTGAAGGGGCGTTTGACGAGCGGGGGGTTGGTGCCCTACGTAGGGGACCGGCGCTCCGTCTCGCAGGCGCGCCGCGCGGTTCCACTCCATCGTGATGAGGCACTTTACGTGAGGACTCTTCCCGCACTCCTCGGATTGGCGTTGCTGCTCCCGGGAGCGGCATCCGCCCAGCAGGCCACCCGGACGCAGCCGGTCGAAGGCATCCGGGACAACACCACCTCCTACCACGCACTCACGGGCGCACGCGTGGTCACGGCGCCCGGGCAGGTGCTCGACGGCGCGACCGTGGTCGTGCGCGACGGCATCGTGCAGGCGGTGGGCACCAACGTCTCGGCTCCCGCCGGGGCGCGCGTCTGGGATCTGACCGGCCACACCATCTATCCGGGATTCATCGACGCCCACGCCGACCTGGGCATGGACGAGGTGCCGGAGGGGGGGGATGTCGGCCCCACGCACTGGAATCCGCAGGTGCGGGCCTGGTACAGCACGACGATGAACCTCACCGATGACGCGGCTCGCCGCGCGGCGCTGCGCTCCCAGGGCTTCGGCACCGCGCTGGCCGTGCCGAAGCAGGGCATCTTTCGCGGGGCCGCCACGGTGGTGGATCTCGGCGAGGGCAACGTCCGCGATCGCGTGATCCGCTCGGATCTGGTGCAGTCGGTGGGCTTCCAGCGCAGCTTCGAGCTCGGTGGGGCCTACCCGAACTCGCCGATGGGTACGGTGGCGCTCATGGAGCAGACCTTCATGGACACCGACTGGTACACGCGCGCCTGGGACGCCTACGAGTCGAGTGGCCGCGCCTTCCTGCCGCCCGAGACCAGTGCGGCCCTCGAGTCGCTCGAGTCCACCCTGTCCGGCGAGCAGCCGGTGGTGTTCGAGACGCGTACCGAGGAGGAGTATCTGCGGGCGCACCGGATCGCCACCGAGTACGGCGTGACCCCGTGGTTCCGAGGCAACGGCACCGAGTACCGCATTCTCGATGTGCTCGAGGGGCGCACCGATCCGCTGATCGTGCCGCTCGACTTCCCCGACGCGCCCGATGTGGCCGGCCCCGAGGCGGCGCTCGACGCGTCGCTGCAGGAGCTGCGGCACTGGTATCTGGCTCCCACGAACCCGGCGCAGCTCGCCGAGGCCGGAGTCCCGTTCGCCATCACGACCGACGGGATGGCGTCGCTCAATCAGTTCCTGCCGAACCTCCGCATCGCGGTGGCCCGTGGTCTGTCGCCGGCCGACGCGCTCGAGGCGCTGACGGTCACGCCCGCTACCTGGCTGGGCCTCGATCGCACCCACGGCACGATCGCCGAGGGCAAGGTCGCGAACCTGATCGTGTCCGAGGGCGACCTGTTCACCGAGGAAGCCGACGTTCGCAACGTCTGGGTCGAGGGACTGCCGTACGAGGTGTCGCGCGCGCCGCAGATCGATCCGCGCGGCGTCTGGCGGATCGCCTCCGAGGACACCTTCGGCTTCGAGGCGACGCTGCGGCTCGAGGGCCCGCTCAATCGAATCCGCGGCACGATCGAACTCTTCGGAGACGAGCACCCGCTGCAGGGCGTGACGGTGGTGGCCGAGACCGGCCGCATCGACGCCCGCTTCGACGGTGAGCCGCTGGGGTACCAGGGCGTCGTGCAGCTCACCGGTTCGGTGAACGGCGACGAGTTCTACGGTTGGAGCACGCTCCCGAACTACGCCGACCCGGCCTTCCGCGGCAGCCGTCTCGAGGCCTTCGAGGGCGACGTTCGGGGCACCGTTGCGTCGAACGTGCCCGACATCGAGCTGCCGTTCATCCGCCCCATGATGGAGTACGGACGGAGCTCGCTGCCGGAGCAGCCGAACGCCGTGGTCGTGCGCAACGCCACGGTCTGGACGCAGGGTCCGGAGGGTCGCCTCGACGGCGCCGACCTCCTGATCGAGCAGGGCCGGATCGCCGCGGTGGGCATGGGGCTCGACGCTCCGTCCGGTGCGGTGGAGATCGACGCGCAGGGCAAGCACGTCACCCCCGGGCTGATCGATCCGCACATCCACTCGGGCACCAACGGCACCAACGAGACCGGCTTCGCCATGGTCCCGGAGGTGCAGATGGGTGACGTGATCACCCACAACAACATCTGGATGTACCGCCAGCTTGCCGGCGGACTGACCACCGCGCACATCAAGCACGGTTCGGCCAACCCCATCGGGGGCGAGAACGTGATCGTGAAGATGCGCTGGGGGGGACTGCCCGACGAGATCAAGTTCGGCGGACCGACCACGCGCACCGTGAAGTTCGCGCTCGGCGAGAACCCCAAGCGGCGGCAGGGACGGTACCCGGACACCCGCATGGGCACCATGGAGATCATCCGCGACCACTTCAAGGCGGCGCGGGACTACGAGGCCGAGTGGGCCGAGTACGAGGCCAACCCGGTCGGACTGCCCCCGCGGCGCGACCAGCGGATGGAGGCGATCGTCGACATCCTGAACCAGGAACTGCTCGTGTCGTCGCACGGCTACCGGCAGGACGAGTTCCTCGCCCTCGTGCGGCTGGCCGAAGAGTTCGGGTTCCGGATCCAGACGCTCCAGCACGGAGTGGAGGCCTACAAGATCGCCCCCGAACTCGCGGAGGCCGGAGTGGCCGCCGTGGTGTGGAGCGACTGGTCGTCGTTCAAGCTCGAGGCCTACGACGCCACGATCTACAACGCCCGCGTGCTCATGGAAGCGGGGGTACTCACCTCGCTCCACTCCGATGACAGCGAGATCGCCAGCCGCATGAACTGGGAGGCCGGCAAGCTGCTGCGCACCGGGCTCACCGAAGAGCAGGCGCTCTCTCTCGTCACCAACCAGACGGCGCAGATCCTCGCCATCGACGACCGGGTGGGCTCGCTCGAGGTCGGCAAGGATGGCGACTTCGTGATCTGGGACGGCCACCCGCTGTCGCAGTTCACGCGTGCCGAGCAGACCTGGATCGACGGTCGCCGCTACTTCTCCCTCGAGGAGGATGCGCAACTCCGCGAGCAGATTCAGCAGGAGCGCAACGCACTCATTCAGGCGATCCTCCAGTCCAACGGGAGCAACTGACCGATGAAGCACACGTCACGCTTTTCCACTCGGGGACGCCTGCTCGGGTCGTTCCTGACCGGAGCGTTCGTTCTCGCCCTCGGCGCCTCGACGGCCGAGGCCCAGGTCCGGATGACGGTCCCCCCGCAGTCCGAGCCGATCGCGCTGCAGGGCGCGACCATCCACACCGTGTCGAGCGGGGTGATCGAGAACGGCACCATCGTGTTCGAGAACGGAGTGATCACCGCCGTGGGTGCCGATGTCGACATCCCGGCGGGTGCCCGCGTGGTGGATGTGGCCGGCAAGCACATCTACCCCGGCCTGATCGACAGCTACAGCCAGGTCGGAATCGCCGAGATCGGCGCGGTCGACGTCTCGAACGACACCAACGAGATGGGCGACTTCAACCCGAACGTCCGCGCCGAGGTGGCCGTGAACGGCGAGAGCCGTCACATCGGTACGACCCGTACGGCGGGCGTGCTGGTCACCCTCACCACGCCGGGCGGTGGCCTGATCTCCGGGCTCTCGTCGGCGATGAACATGGAGGGCTGGACCTGGGAGGAGATGTCTCTCGACGGTGCGGCGGCCATGAACGTGAACTGGCCCAACCCGAGCGCTCGCGGAGGCCGCGGCGGGTTCGGCGGG contains the following coding sequences:
- a CDS encoding HD domain-containing phosphohydrolase; protein product: MPEATLVGAGPEAEAVLERAAHAQAEGHWEEARSAWEEALGKLDPEAPGGAVSAIFRWIARSWMESGESEVAWDCLEAALAVADATGDREARASALNSRAGLLFTRGDLDGCETIFREVKNLARQLADRPLMAMADQNLGSVASVRGDPDLALVRFQSSLRGYEALGLEERYAPLLSNIARLSTDLGDWTAAEAALDQAGKVCERRGDRSNALIVELNRGRYHLARGNDGAALMALDRARGLSESGDGRFWYPEIMKSYGTLFRRTGSLDKARTFLRRAEEEAAKRGDRVLLADVAREWAVLHREGGDSRATLVALNEAHRLFQEVKARRELADVDRRLADLESEYLSIVREWGESIESTDAYTQGHCTRVAHFACLLAEAAGLPQKDLRWFRMGALLHDVGKVAVPESVLKKPGRLTDEEFEVMKKHPEVGVELLQGIDFPWDVRPMIRHHHEKWAGGGYPDGIGGEEIPFAARILTVADVWDALTTTRSYRAAFDHDRAMSIMNEEAGGTLDPHLFALFRDEVASGAGGRAA
- a CDS encoding amidohydrolase family protein, which encodes MRTLPALLGLALLLPGAASAQQATRTQPVEGIRDNTTSYHALTGARVVTAPGQVLDGATVVVRDGIVQAVGTNVSAPAGARVWDLTGHTIYPGFIDAHADLGMDEVPEGGDVGPTHWNPQVRAWYSTTMNLTDDAARRAALRSQGFGTALAVPKQGIFRGAATVVDLGEGNVRDRVIRSDLVQSVGFQRSFELGGAYPNSPMGTVALMEQTFMDTDWYTRAWDAYESSGRAFLPPETSAALESLESTLSGEQPVVFETRTEEEYLRAHRIATEYGVTPWFRGNGTEYRILDVLEGRTDPLIVPLDFPDAPDVAGPEAALDASLQELRHWYLAPTNPAQLAEAGVPFAITTDGMASLNQFLPNLRIAVARGLSPADALEALTVTPATWLGLDRTHGTIAEGKVANLIVSEGDLFTEEADVRNVWVEGLPYEVSRAPQIDPRGVWRIASEDTFGFEATLRLEGPLNRIRGTIELFGDEHPLQGVTVVAETGRIDARFDGEPLGYQGVVQLTGSVNGDEFYGWSTLPNYADPAFRGSRLEAFEGDVRGTVASNVPDIELPFIRPMMEYGRSSLPEQPNAVVVRNATVWTQGPEGRLDGADLLIEQGRIAAVGMGLDAPSGAVEIDAQGKHVTPGLIDPHIHSGTNGTNETGFAMVPEVQMGDVITHNNIWMYRQLAGGLTTAHIKHGSANPIGGENVIVKMRWGGLPDEIKFGGPTTRTVKFALGENPKRRQGRYPDTRMGTMEIIRDHFKAARDYEAEWAEYEANPVGLPPRRDQRMEAIVDILNQELLVSSHGYRQDEFLALVRLAEEFGFRIQTLQHGVEAYKIAPELAEAGVAAVVWSDWSSFKLEAYDATIYNARVLMEAGVLTSLHSDDSEIASRMNWEAGKLLRTGLTEEQALSLVTNQTAQILAIDDRVGSLEVGKDGDFVIWDGHPLSQFTRAEQTWIDGRRYFSLEEDAQLREQIQQERNALIQAILQSNGSN